Part of the Chelmon rostratus isolate fCheRos1 chromosome 13, fCheRos1.pri, whole genome shotgun sequence genome is shown below.
CTGCGGGCTGCTTGGAGGTGGGCCACAGCCACATTGCCCACATACACTGGGTTCACTTGGGCCTCTGGTAGAGACATGCGAAACAGAACATCCTTGTTTCGTATGCCGTCACCCATGTGGCCCAGCAGGAAGCGACAGCCCTCCCCATACATGTACATGGGTCTGAGGGCGCAGGTGGCCAGTCGACCTCCATTTGGGAGCACCTCGCCGTGGGCCTGCAGGgtcctctgctctgcctccctTTTGGTCTTGCTGTAGTTAAACTTCAGAGTACAGTCGTACACGGTGTCCTCGCTGCCGTTAAATATGGGCTCAGCCTGGGAGTTTGGCCCCATTACCTCAATGGTGCTGGTGTAGATGAAGGACACCACGTTCTCCTGAATACACGCCTCCAGAAGCAGCTGTGTTCCTGCAAAGCAAAGCCACTCTTCATAGTTAATACAAGCTAAAAGAAATCTTAATCACTGTTTATCTTGTCTCACAGGAGGGCAAACCTTTCTCCTGGTGCCACACCAACAAGACAGTCAACAGATTATAAAGAAGGCAAACTCATAATTGAgacttttcctctttgctttggACTTTATTGGACTGCAACAGAGAACCAGGCCTTTTCCTTgtatttcccctttttttcctttcctggaGTGTGTACTACGAAGCTAGTTGGACACAGACAGGCTTTCTTTGCATGAGCTGCCTCGACAAAACCTAAAACCCCAGTCAGAGATGATGGGTATCATGACCGTGATTATCACAGTGGTAGCTTCGTCCAGCAATGTTACTAATGTACAGCTCAGCATGTTGGCATATATAACATATTCTCCCAGCTGAGAATATATATGGCTCATAGAGAATATTGTCAGGAAAAGAATAAGTGGAAGGCTGAAACTCTGAACCCGGTTAGTTGTGCCATGTTAGAAGAGAGCCACCCTCCTGACGCTCTGGCTTTAAGATCAACATGCCTCACTAACCCATTAATCTCACTTGGTagcacactcctcctcctcctcctcttccagtgttagtgtctctgtctctctctgtttgtttgtctgtgcatgttgAGTGTCTCTGGGTGTGGCCATCCACTCTGCACCTCGCCTGCAGCTGAAGTGTCCGTTAAAGTAATTCatggaaacattttgaaatgtcaggAGAAGCATGAGCCCTGAGAGTTAGTTGACATGCAACCAATCAAACGGGTTCTTTATGTACATCTGCATCTACTGACTGTATATAACATTTCCCTGAATGCATAATGATAGATCAGTTCTTCAGTCAAATAACTCAGTCTATGagagtgtgaaagtgtgaagACGCCTGGTCGAGGTTTCAGTGGGTTAAAGCGACTGCCTTACCTTTGACGTTGACCCCATATATCTCACTGTACTCCACAGAATCATTAACGTCAATGATGGATGCGATGTGGAAGACAGTTGATGCACCTCGACAGGTTTTTCTCAGGAAATCACCGTCTCTGATGTCCCCCTCAAAAACACCCAGCTTTGTGTCGCCTCTGCAGTCTGACACACAGTTAATCAATAATCAGCTCTCATCAGTTAATATAAGGCTTGATTATCACACCAATATAGCAAAGGCTGCAGtatttcttctctcttattctTAAATTTTGCTTACCCTCCAGACTGTGTAAAACTTTGGGCTCTATGTGTTTGTCCATCAGTCGAATCTCAgccattttctcttcctccagcagcagcctgaccAGCCTCGTGCCCAGGAATCCACAGGCTCccgtcaccacacacacatcacctcTCAGAGACATCACAGGTTAACTCTCTCTCGGTATGAAGACAAAAAATCTTTTCCAGTGAACGCTTTAAGTgcctggaaaaagaaaaagctgaaagtgGAAGAACTTTTGTTCGAGGACGTTTTGTGACAGTTGTCTGTAGGAGAACAACAGCACCTCTGCCCTCTCAGCGTCAGCCACTCCACTTTTTGTAAACCCGGAAACTTAacttgaaataaataattatttgcTCCAAGGCTGTGTGAAAAAAGGGGATGGACTCTGCTACTTCAGGGCAGAATGTGATGCTTTCTCTGGCTAGACAAAATATGGGCTGGAATGTGTTATGTGCCAAGGACAGTCGCTGTTGGAAGATGTATTATTTTACTCGAATGAAAACAGCAGTCTGTTACAGGGGCGGAGCATGTGAGCAGAGACAAACATGACAGCAGCTGAGAACTGATGGGTCCTTTCTGAAGAGCCTCCACCTTtatgaaatgaatgattgaaATAGTAGACTGAGCAGCAGAGtagagtgtgtgtatgctgaACTGTGTATATCAGTGATATGAACTGATCATATGTAGCATGcagtagaaaaaaaatggaaatgggtgaaatgtctgtgaagaccctcattcatccaggtcaagGTACATCTAAGGGCTTTACAGGGGTAATGGAGTGAAGTGTGAGTATCTCAGTACTGTACTTAACAGCAGCACcagagtaaatgtacttgggTAATCTCTGCCACAGAACTTCTATATCATCAACACTACATGTATTGCTGTCATCTGATTTACTGAAGCAAAAAGCAGCATATCAGCAGCTCAAGTGCTGTACAACACTGAAGTACAAATTTAAGTTACCTGTGCTAATACTACTGCGTTACATTACTACACTACATttatcatatatatttattttatacataGAACACATGATCAGTATATGATATATTCCTTGTTATAGATATTGCTGTAGATGAAACTACTTAGCAGATTAAGactttacacaaaaaaacatgattattaATGAAtgtttcctccaccactgctgatgaACTGATCTCCTCAGGAAGGTGTGGTTGTTGGGTTTTTCATGTGACATGCCTGCAGCCTTTTAAACTCATGCATGTTTGCTTCTAGGTTgctacagaaacatttttttgtgcAGCTTCGGCTCCAGTTGGCTGCTAtgtaatgtttttcttccatttgaAGCTGATCGTCTCCCGTGGCTTCAGCCTGCACATTGTGCAGAAGACAAAAGGAGATATTGGCTTTGAAATGCTGTGATGTGACTCTGCAACATCAGACCCTTCTTTAATGCTTTGTTTAGAAATGCAGAAACAGTTTTATAGGGTTCCCTTAAAAGGGAATATGAGTAGATGAGATATGTAGTCTAGTACATTAATTAAAGTGAACACTCTGCAGTCCTGGGGAAGGTACAAGGCTAgatcagcaaaataaaacaagattcGACATTTCAAGGTGAGATCTGTCACCTTGACCACTGGGTCATGTGGCCATGTGGTGGAGACTCTGAGTGTTGCAGGTTTTTACCGGTGACCTTTTGTTTCTAACCAGCATATCATATTCAGAAACATTCAGAATAAAATTTGAGCTGTGTTTCCCCAAACTCCAGTTTTGAAGCAGGAGCCTAAAACATTCAGTGTCTCGATGTTGAGCCACATCGACGTACTCTTCAGTGTAGATTTGCTTCAACTAAATGAAGTAGGCACAACAGCTGACAATGTAATGAGGCCACGTCTTACATTCTTTTGTATAGTACAGTCTTTTAATTTGTACTGCTGAAGTAGACTCTTTCTAAAGCACTGATTTTGTTATTTCGGTAGTATTTATTGTATCACACACTCATGTCTGCTTCCTGTATTTGTAGTCCTTGGCACAGCAGTTGATatcactgctgtgtctgtcttaTCTAGAGGTGAAGGATGAAGTCCCAAGTTTCATCGTCATTCACTTGCATCAGATGCACCAAAGAgggttcatgtgtgtgttcatatgctTGTAGGACAGTGAAGAATGTGATTCTTAAAGTACCGTGAAGAGCAtgactttattttcatcttaaaaCACTGCATATCAATGTAAATatacaaaacaaaccaaacatgtcTTTTTCCCACTGTGACAGTAATCAGCTGAGCTACAAGGTACAGCAATTAAATCCAGAGGCTTCTtgctgtttgtcctcatttacTTCTGTTGGCTCTGTGCTCTAAATGGTCAGTTCACTCAGTTGTGTcacttgtttttgtgaaaatgtgactttttgtgTTAGCCACAGTCACCCATATCACTTTGTGCCCCGTCattaacaaaattaaaaagctGTGGCTTTTGATATATTCCGTCATCGATCATTATGAGACACAGAGTTCGGTTTATTCCTCTCTGCTTGTGCGTCATCGTAGACGACAGTTCTGTGGCACACCGCTGCAAGCTAAGAGGTTAGGAAGTATGTATGTTACAAAGACAGCGCTCAATCGTGCTCAATACTGCAGgatcaaatcaatatttttgtatattAATGAGATTAGAAGAGAATAATGAAAAGTTTTCCATTTGTGTAAAAGTGAATTTACACCAAAGTTCActcacatttcatttatttcagtgaagACATGAATTTGCCTTCTGTGTAATTGATCCTGACTTGTTTGCCTCATTTGATTGAACTGCGACCTGTGAAACAGCGCCACTCGATGTCCAATGAATCAAAGTCCAGCCAGTTTGAGGGGGAGGGTGGGTTTGACTTCTTTTTAAGGACGTTTTGAATGCTTCCTTTTACATTCAGAGACTGGAGAGTGAGAGCACACCCGCAGCAGAGCTGGGGGGATGTTACATGGCTGACAGTAAATGCAGGGACAGGAAATGGCGCTAATGACAGTAAAGTGTAGAATCTTCAAACTgttgaatgctaatgctagctggcTAACAAAGCTTGCACCTGCAGCTGGTGTTTTCAACCCACACGATTTCCTGTTTTGCCTTCTGCCACAACATGCAGGCAAATTTAACCTCGGCAGTTCTGGTCTGACAGCGGCAAAAGTCGGAAACCCCGCATTGGTGGTGCACTAACAGCTCTTAGCTGTGGGCAGTGGACACTCCTGTATCTGGGCCTCATCCACGGACCCCTCCGGCAGATGAACTGTCATCGTACAGGCGCGAATCCCCCCCAGGGGCTCCAGCACGTTGAACACTCTGTCCCACATGTCCCGCTCCGGATCATACCGCTGCACAATGTCAACCATGCACCTGCTGTTCCAGGAGTACCCTCCCACCACGTAGATCTGCCCGTTAAACACCGTCACGCCAACATCGCTCTGGCCCCGTGGCATCGGCGCCACCACCGT
Proteins encoded:
- the hsd3b1 gene encoding hydroxy-delta-5-steroid dehydrogenase, 3 beta- and steroid delta-isomerase 1, whose amino-acid sequence is MSLRGDVCVVTGACGFLGTRLVRLLLEEEKMAEIRLMDKHIEPKVLHSLEDCRGDTKLGVFEGDIRDGDFLRKTCRGASTVFHIASIIDVNDSVEYSEIYGVNVKGTQLLLEACIQENVVSFIYTSTIEVMGPNSQAEPIFNGSEDTVYDCTLKFNYSKTKREAEQRTLQAHGEVLPNGGRLATCALRPMYMYGEGCRFLLGHMGDGIRNKDVLFRMSLPEAQVNPVYVGNVAVAHLQAARSLKDPQKRNAIGGKFYFISDDTPHVSYSDFNHVMMSPLGFSIQERLPLPLRLLYAFCFLLEALCMMLRPFIRIVPPLNRQLLTMLNTPFSFSYQKAKRDLGYVPRYSWEEARKHTIEWLASQLPKERERISAK